The Catharus ustulatus isolate bCatUst1 chromosome 26, bCatUst1.pri.v2, whole genome shotgun sequence genome has a window encoding:
- the MFSD2A gene encoding sodium-dependent lysophosphatidylcholine symporter 1, whose product MAGSGGGAERAGAGGLLPPVLRQHRRRESRERLSVCSKLCYAVGGAPYQITGCALGFFLQIYLLDVAQVDAFYASIILFAGRVWDAITDPMVGFFISKTPWTRFGRLMPWIMFSTPFAIISYFLIWFVPDISTGQVMWYLVFYCAFQTLVTCFHVPYSALTMFISREQSERDSATAYRMTVEVLGTVLGTAIQGQIVGKVDTPCIESPFFFSLTNSSVAMEELNMTHDTESLRDTRNAYMIAAGVIVGLYILCAIILVLGVKERRESSELQSDEPVSFLQGLKLVMNHGPYIKLIAGFLFTSLAFMLLEGNFALFCTYTLGFRNEFQNILLAIMLSATLTIPFWQWFLTRFGKKTAVYIGITSAIPFLIMVVVVGSNLIITYVVAVAAGISVAAAFLLPWSMLPDVVDDFKLQHPSSHGHEAIFFSFYVFFTKFTAGVSLGISTLSLDFAGYQTRGCSQPDQVNFTLKMLVSAVPVGLILLSLLLFKLYPIDEEKRKKNKKALQDLREESNSSSESDNTELASIV is encoded by the exons ATggccggcagcggcggcggcgcggagcgggccggggccggggggctcCTGCCGCCCGTGCTCCGCCAGCACCGCCGCAGG GAGAGCCGCGAGCGGCTGTCGGTGTGCAGCAAGTTGTGCTACGCCGTCGGGGGGGCTCCGTACCAGATCACGGGCTGCGCCCTCGGCTTCTTCCTCCAGATCTACCTGCTGGACGTGGCGCAG gtgGATGCTTTCTATGCCTCCATCATCCTGTTTGCTGGACGAGTATGGGATGCCATCACGGACCCCATGGTGGGATTCTTCATCAGCAAAACCCCCTGGACCCGCTTTGGCCGCCTGATGCCCTG GATCATGTTCTCCACACCTTTTGCCATCATCTCCTACTTCCTCATCTGGTTTGTGCCAGACATCTCCACAGGACAAGTGATGTGGTATCTTGTCTTCTACTGTGCCTTCCAGACGCTCGTGACG TGCTTCCACGTGCCTTACTCAGCACTGACCATGTTcatcagcagagagcagagcgAGCGGGACTCGGCCACTGCCTACC GCATGACTGTGGAGGTGCTGGGCAccgtgctgggcactgccatcCAGGGCCAGATTGTTGGCAAAGTGGACACTCCCTGCATCGAGAGCCCCTTCTTCTTCAGCCTGACCAACTCCTCGGTGGCCATGGAGGAGCTGAACATGACCCACGACACCGAGTCCCTCAGGGACACT AGGAACGCCTACATGATCGCTGCCGGCGTCATCGTGGGGCTCTACATCCTCTGTGCCATCATCCTGGTGCTGGGGGtgaaggagaggagag agTCCTCTGAGCTGCAGTCGGACGAGCCTGTCTCCTTCTTGCAGGGGCTGAAGCTGGTGATGAACCACGGGCCCTACATCAAGCTCATCGCCGGCTTCCTCTTCACCTCGCTGGCCTTCATg ctgctggagggaAACTTTGCCCTCTTCTGCACCTACACCCTGGGCTTCCGCAACGAGTTCCAGAACATCCTCCTGGCCATCATG CTCTCGGCCACCTTGACCATTCCCTTCTGGCAGTGGTTCCTGACCCGTTTTGGGAAGAAGACAGCTGTCTACATAGGCATCACA TCTGCCATCCCCTTCCTCATCATGGTGGTTGTTGTGGGCAGTAACCTCATCATCACCTACGTGGTGGCCGTCGCGGCCGGGATCAGCGTGGCTGCcgccttcctcctgccctg GTCCATGCTGCCAGATGTGGTCGATGACTTCAAGCTGCAGCACCCCAGCTCCCATGGCCACGAGGCCATCTTCTTCTCCTTCTATGTCTTCTTCACCAAGTTCACTGCTGGGGTCTCCCTGGGCATCTCCACGCTCAGCCTGGA CTTTGCAGGATACCAGaccaggggctgctcccagcctgacCAGGTGAACTTCACCCTGAAGATGTTGGTGTCTGCTGTGCCCGTGGGGCTGATcctgctgagcctgctgctctTCAAGCTGTACCCCATCGatgaggagaagaggaagaaaaacaagaaagccTTGCAGGATTTAAG ggaggagagcaaCAGCAGCTCCGAGTCGGACAACACAGAACTGGCCAGCATCGTGTGA
- the CAP1 gene encoding adenylyl cyclase-associated protein 1: protein MEGLVERLEKAVERLETVCQRPGMCGDASAKGVAQYVQAFDALLAGPVAEYAKISREVGGDVQKHAEMVHAGLMSERALLVVASQHQQPAENAFSELLKPISEQIQAVQNFREKNRGSKLFNHLSAVSESIPALGWVAMAPKPGPYVKEMTDAAMFYTNRILKEYKDVDKKQVDWVKAYLSIWTELQAYIKEYHTTGLTWSKTGPVATAGAKAPPAPPAGVAPPPPGPPPPPAPVSSSTDDSASRSALFAQINRGEGITSGLRHVSDDMKTHKNPALKNQGGPVRSGPKPFTAPKPACNANPSQGSSPKAPPLLELEGKKWRVENQENATNLVISDTELKQVAYVFKCTNSTLQIKGKINSITLDNCKKLGLVFDDVVGIVEIINSRDVKVQVMGKVPTISINKTDGCHVYLSKSSLDCEIVSAKSSEMNVLIPTEGGDFTEFPVPEQFKTVWNGQKLVTSVTEIAG from the exons ATGGAGGGGCTGGTGGAGCGGCTGGAGAAGGCTGTGGAGCGCCTGGAGACCGTGTGCCAACGCCCTGGCATGTGTGGAGATGCCTCTGCCAAAG GAGTGGCTCAGTACGTGCAGGCTTTCGATGCCCTGCTGGCCGGGCCGGTGGCTGAGTACGCCAAGATCAGCAGAGAAGTCGGCGGGGATGTGCAGAAGCAC GCTGAGATGGTCCATGCAGGCTTGATGAGCGAGAGGGCTCTTCTGGTGGTGGCATCTCAGCatcagcagccagcagag AACGCGTTCTCAGAGCTGCTCAAACCCATCTCGGAGCAGATCCAGGCCGTGCAGAATTTCAGGGAGAAGAACCGTGGTAGCAAACTGTTCAATCACTTATCAGCAGTCAGTGagagcatcccagccctgggctgggtggcCATG GCTCCAAAGCCTGGTCCTTACGTGAAGGAAATGACTGATGCTGCCATGTTTTACACCAACAGGATCCTCAAGGAGTACAAGGATGT AGATAAAAAACAAGTGGACTGGGTGAAAGCTTATCTGAGCATCTGGACAGAGCTGCAGGCCTACATCAAAGAGTACCACACCACAGGGCTGACCTGGAGCAAAACA GGTCCTGTAGCCACAGCAGGGGCTAAAGCACCACCTGCCCCTCCAGCTGGGGTTGCACCCCCACCTCCAGggcctccccctcctcctgcccccgTGAGCTCCAGCACAGACGACTCGGCCTCGCGCTCGGCGCTCTTCGCCCAGATCAACCGGGGAGAAGGGATCACCTCGG GGTTAAGGCACGTCTCAGACGACATGAAAACCCACAAGAATCCAGCCCTGAAGAACCAAGGGGGCCCTGTGAGAAGTGGCCCCAAACCTTTCACTGCTCCCAAACCAGCCTGTAATGCTAATCCCTCCCAAGGCTCCTCTCCAAAGGCTCCTCCATTGCTAGAATTAGAAGGCAAAAAGTGGAGAGTG GAAAACCAGGAGAATGCCACTAACCTGGTCATCAGTGACACAGAGTTGAAGCAGGTAGCATATGTGTTCAAGTGCACAAACAGCACACTCCAAATCAAAGGCAAGATCAACTCCATCACCCTGG atAACTGCAAGAAGCTGGGGCTGGTGTTTGATGACGTGGTGGGCATTGTAGAGATCATCAACAGCAGGGATGTTAAAGTTCAG GTCATGGGTAAAGTGCCAACAATTTCCATCAACAAGACAGATGGGTGCCACGTGTACCTGAGCAAGAGCTCCCTCGACTGCGAGATCGTCAGTGCCAAGTCCTCGGAGATGAACGTGCTCATCCCCACCGAGGGAGGGGACTTT ACTGAATTCCCTGTCCCAGAACAGTTCAAGACAGTGTGGAATGGTCAGAAGTTGGTTACCAGTGTGACAGAAATCGCTGGCTAA